A single window of Nicotiana sylvestris chromosome 5, ASM39365v2, whole genome shotgun sequence DNA harbors:
- the LOC138869738 gene encoding uncharacterized protein — protein MRNLELAAIVHAFKIWRHYLYGVSCKVYSDHCSLQHLFNQRDLNLRQHKWFELLKDYEITILYHLGKENMVVDALSRKAESMGSLTFISVEERPLALDIQSLTNRLVRLDISKSSRVLACVVAQSSLLKQIKARKLNDLHLMVLRETFEADEAKLYGIDLVKDALEKIKLIQERLRTAQSRQKSYADRKAHDVSFMLGEKVLLKVSPMKGIMRFGKKGKLSPSFIGPFEVLKRVGEVAYELASLSGVLPIFYLFMLRRYHADLSHVLDFSTIQLDESLGYADEPVAIVDRQVRQLRSKRISAVKVQWRSQLVEEATWESEEDMRSRCPHLFSTPSMILDLFEYERLFKRWRI, from the exons atgcGCAATCTAGAGTtagccgcgattgttcatgctttcaagatctggaggcattatctttatggggtatCATGTAAGGTTTACAGTGATCATtgcagcttacaacatttgttcaatcaaagggatcttaatttgaggcagcacaaATGGTTTGaattactgaaggattatgaaattaccattctttatcatctggGCAAGGAGAATATGGTCGtggatgccttgagcagaaaggcagagagtatgggtagcttgacattcatttcagtagaggagaggccactagccttggacattcagtccttgactaacagacttgtgaggttggacatttcaaagtccagccgagttcttgcatgtgtCGTTGCCCAGTCTTCACTATTGAAGCAGATTAAGGCTCGAAAGCTTAATGATCTGCATTTGATGGTTCTCAGAGAAACG TTTGAGGCCGACGAAGCTAAGTTAtatggtattgatttggtgaaggatgccttggaaaagataaaattgattcaggagcgacttcgcacagcacagtccagacagaagagttacgctgaTCGGAAGGCGCATGATGTATCATTTATGTTgggtgagaaggttctcttgaaagtctcgccgatgaaggggattatgagattcgggaagaagggcaagttgagcccaagctttataggcccatttgaggtgttgaaacgagttggagaggttgcttatgagcttgctagTCTATCGGGAGTTCTTCCAATTTTTTACCTAtttatgctccggaggtatcatgccgacttgtcacatgtgttagacttcagcacgattcagttagaTGAGAGTCTAGGTTATGCAGAtgagccagttgccattgttgataggcaggttcgccagttgagatccaagaggatttccgcggtaaaggttcagtggagaaGCCAactagtcgaggaggcgacttgggagtccgaggaggacatgcggagtagaTGTCCACATTTATTCAGCACGCCAAGCATGATTCTAGACTTGTTCGAgtacgaacgtttgtttaagaggtggagaatataa
- the LOC138869737 gene encoding uncharacterized protein, giving the protein MITTLAVRQPRNRGQTGRGHPRGGGQVGRGQLATIQSVGGQPVNAPARLYAFLARPDKVASDVVITGIISVCGRGASVLFDPGSTYSYVSSLFAHFLDIPRESLGTPVYVFTLVCDSIVVDQIYRSYVVTFYGYETRADLLLLDMTDFEVILGTDWLSSNHNILDCHAKTIILAMPKLPRLEWKSSSVSTSNRIISFIKARHMVEKGCLACLAYVRDTTAESLAIDLVPIVWEFSDVFSSDLPGIPLDRDIDFYIDLAPGTQLISIPPYRMVPKKLKKQLEELLSKVFVIPSVSPWGAPILFVKKKYGTMRMCIDYC; this is encoded by the coding sequence ATGATTACAACACTAGCTGTCCGACAACCCAGAAATAGAGGGCAGACAGGTAGGGgtcatcctagaggtggaggccaggtagGGAGAGGTCAGCTAGCTACTATTCAGTCAGTTGGAGGCCAGCCAGTCAACGCTCCAGCTAGGTTATATGCTTTTTTAGCCAGACCAGATAAGGTGGCCTCAGATgtcgtgatcacaggtattatttctgtCTGCGGTAGGggtgcttcggtattatttgatccagggtctacttattcatatgtgtcgtctctgtttgctcatttcctggatattcctcgtgagtccttgggtactcctgtTTATGTGTTCACTCTTGTGTGCGATTCTATTGTTGTGGATCAGATCTATCGGTCTTATGTGGTCACATTCTATGGATACGAGACTAGAGCGGATCttctgttgcttgatatgaccgactttgaggtcatcctgggcacgGACTGGCTATCCTCAAATCACAACatccttgattgccatgccaagactattatCTTAGCGATGCCAAAGTTgcctagattggagtggaagAGTTCGTCTGTCAGTACATCTAATCGAATTATCTCTTTTATTAAGGCTCgacacatggtcgagaagggttgtttggcttgtctagcttatgttcgggatactACTGCAGAGTCTCTGGCGATTGATTTAGTACCAATAGTTTGGGAATTCTCCGATGTGTTTTCTTCTGATCTTCCAGGCATTCCACTAGATCGTGATATCgatttctatattgatttggctcctgGTACCCAGCttatatctatcccaccgtaccgtatggTTCCAAAAAAGTTGAAGAAGCAGCTTGAGGAGTTACTATCAAAGGTGTTCGTCATaccaagtgtatcaccttggggtgcaccaatattatttgtgaagaagaaatatgggactatgaggatgtgcattgattactgctag